TTCCACTCACCGTGCTTCCTAACACAGTTTCACCTTCCTTAGCATAGCTATGGGTTTCATCAGCCATTTTATATGCATCCTGGGCATGTTGGTTTATCCTTTCTATTGCATCAGCTAAATATTCCATAGAGCTTCTGGTGGCATCAGCTTTTTTTGCTTGACCTTTTGCATTCTCAGATACCGAATCAATAGTTGCTTTTATTTCTTCCATTGCTGAGGAAGTTTCTTCAATGGATGCTGCTTGATCCTGCGCAACATTAGCCAATTGCTGACTTGATTGTGTCATTTGTACTGATGATGATGCAACATGATCTGCAGCATCTTTCACTGCTAATATTAGATCTCGCAAATTATCAATAAATTGATTAAATAGAAGTGCCAGTTTCCCTACTTCATCATTTCGTTCTATTGCTATTTTACGCGTCAAATCCCCATGCCCTTTATTAATATCCTCTAAGGATATAACCATTTCATCCAAAGGATGTAACCCTTTATGCACCACACCACGTATGAGAGCTATCGCTATCCCCAATATTATTGCATTTACAAGGATGCTAATTATTAATATTTGAAGCCTGGCTTTAAAGTAGTCTTTTAATGAATAAATTATTTGAAATGCTCCGTGAATTTCACCTTCCTTCCAGCCCTCCATAGGACCTCCAGTGGGGTCTTTGCCATCTTTTCTACCCCATAAGGTATAGGATAGCGCAGGATCCCCATGGCATATTAAGCAGTCCTTTGTCAATCGAACAGGTCTAAAATATCGCAACGAATCATTTTCATAATCAATTAAATAATATTCAGATAAATTTTTTGATTTAATCTCATTGAGAATCTTTTGTTCAAATTGAGTTGGTGTATTTGCAGGATTACGAGGATATTCTTTAGGTACTCTGAACTCATATCCTAACTCTTTGGCTTTCTTTTTCATCGCAACTATTGATGAAAAAACAGGAACGGTATAGACAAATTTACCTTTAACGTCTTTTTTAAGATATTCTTTATCATAAATCTGTCGATCCCAGTTATCAGCCATATATTCCCGGAATGCCTCACCCATTGTACATATAGAGCGAGCTTTATCAACAAATTGACGTTCAACCTCTTTTATATAGCTTATCCGCCAAAATATATTGGTAAATGCCAGACTTAATACTAAAACAGTTATAACACCTACCGTAACCTTTGTTTTAATTGTCCAATTACGTATTATATTAATAACCCTNTTCATACACCCCTCTATAACAACTGTATATTTTTAAATGATACACAATGTTAATAAACTAACACAAATATCACATATTTTAATTAATTAATTTTTAATTATAAATGCTAAAATTGCAAGAAAACTATATCGATATTTGCCACTTAAAATGATTCACATTATACTCAATTTGTGTTCAATTGTCAAATTTAAAAAACTCGGGTTTTTCAAATCAGATATTTAAATGACATACAGAGTAATAAAGACCAAATTATAGTTAAAAATTTCTCTATTGCACTTTATCAAATATTGATTCAAATTCATTAATAGTTTCACAAAATGCTTTTTTGCGCACTTCTTTCAACTCACCATAATGAGAAATTAACACATCAACAATATATGGATCAAGTGATTTGCTTTTTGCTTTTTTCAATTCATCTATAAGCATTGAATCATCCATAGCAAGTCTATATGGCCGTGATTCGGCTAACGCTGTAAACATATCAGCAACAGCCAGTATCCTGGAACCCATGGTTAAGTCTTGTGCAGCCATTTTAAATGGGTATCCACTCCCATCCATTTTTTCATGATGTAACGATGCATATTCATTTATAATTTTGAAAACTGGATCATCAATTTCATTAAGTATTTGATATGTAAAATATGCATGACGTTTCATTACCCGCCATTCATCCACTAAAAGTTTATCCGGTTTTTCAAGTATTGATAATGGAATAGCCAGCTTCCCAATATCATGAAGATGACCGGCAATATCAAGCATCAAGCATTCCTTTTCAGAAAACTTCAGCAATCGTCCCAACTCTCGGGCAACCATGGCTACCGAAGTTGAATGAGATGCTGTAAATCGGCTTCTGAAATCTATTATTTTTGTGAAAAGTTTTGCAATATCATGGGCTTGTTCAAGTGTTAAAATTGGATTATAAAAAATATATCCTTTTATTGTTCTTTCTATATTATTAAATTGCAGGTCAAACCAGAATGACTCCTG
The genomic region above belongs to Spirochaetota bacterium and contains:
- a CDS encoding HD domain-containing protein — protein: MSLLVDVFMALSRSIDLVDPNIGGHNKRVAYIAGRLAHCIGLNPDNITKTVIAAALHDIGVLKEADYKELAHFDYEGSIDYHSIMGYRFLDSCPLTKNIAPIIKYHHVSHSEKKNITEDSIPIASEIIHIADRVDVLIDYRSDLLTQKDAICDSIREHSGNRFNPELVKCFISLAQQESFWFDLQFNNIERTIKGYIFYNPILTLEQAHDIAKLFTKIIDFRSRFTASHSTSVAMVARELGRLLKFSEKECLMLDIAGHLHDIGKLAIPLSILEKPDKLLVDEWRVMKRHAYFTYQILNEIDDPVFKIINEYASLHHEKMDGSGYPFKMAAQDLTMGSRILAVADMFTALAESRPYRLAMDDSMLIDELKKAKSKSLDPYIVDVLISHYGELKEVRKKAFCETINEFESIFDKVQ
- a CDS encoding methyl-accepting chemotaxis protein, which gives rise to MXRVINIIRNWTIKTKVTVGVITVLVLSLAFTNIFWRISYIKEVERQFVDKARSICTMGEAFREYMADNWDRQIYDKEYLKKDVKGKFVYTVPVFSSIVAMKKKAKELGYEFRVPKEYPRNPANTPTQFEQKILNEIKSKNLSEYYLIDYENDSLRYFRPVRLTKDCLICHGDPALSYTLWGRKDGKDPTGGPMEGWKEGEIHGAFQIIYSLKDYFKARLQILIISILVNAIILGIAIALIRGVVHKGLHPLDEMVISLEDINKGHGDLTRKIAIERNDEVGKLALLFNQFIDNLRDLILAVKDAADHVASSSVQMTQSSQQLANVAQDQAASIEETSSAMEEIKATIDSVSENAKGQAKKADATRSSMEYLADAIERINQHAQDAYKMADETHSYAKEGETVLGSTVSGMREINESSRRITEIVTIISDISDQINLLSLNASIEAARAGEHGKGFAVVAEEISKLADQTAQSSKEINKLILETNHKVNAGSELVEKTANSLRKIIENVKTTAVLMENIAQSSQELNRMSNNVKKDVEEVNKMSEEISVMMEEQSASTNEIIKAINQINEVTQVVSSGSEELAAASEELSSQAETLNTIVKRFKV